The proteins below are encoded in one region of Clostridium pasteurianum DSM 525 = ATCC 6013:
- a CDS encoding ABC transporter ATP-binding protein gives MKILETKSLKKYYGKDENLVKAVDDINLSVEEGEFVVIIGTSGSGKSTLLNMLGGLDRPTSGKVLIENNDIFSMDDEKLAIFRRRRIGFVFQAYNLVPILNVWENVILPIGLDGKEVDEVYVRELMETLDIYHKKNSLPNAISGGQQQRTAIARALASKPSIILADEPTGNLDSKTAQEVMSLLKMSVKKYHQTLIMITHDDKIAQMGDRVIRIEDGKVKAGEV, from the coding sequence ATGAAAATATTAGAAACAAAGTCATTAAAAAAGTATTATGGAAAAGATGAAAATTTGGTAAAAGCGGTGGATGATATTAATTTAAGTGTAGAAGAAGGAGAATTCGTGGTTATAATAGGAACCTCAGGTTCTGGTAAAAGTACTCTTTTGAATATGCTTGGAGGACTGGACAGACCTACTTCAGGAAAGGTTCTTATTGAAAATAATGATATATTTTCAATGGATGATGAAAAGCTTGCCATATTCAGAAGAAGGAGGATAGGCTTTGTTTTTCAAGCATACAATCTTGTACCAATTTTAAATGTGTGGGAAAATGTTATTTTACCTATAGGACTGGATGGCAAGGAAGTTGATGAAGTCTATGTAAGGGAACTTATGGAAACTTTAGATATTTATCATAAGAAGAATTCACTTCCAAATGCAATATCCGGAGGACAGCAGCAGCGTACAGCCATTGCAAGAGCTCTTGCTTCAAAGCCATCAATAATACTGGCAGATGAGCCAACGGGAAATCTTGACTCTAAAACAGCCCAGGAGGTAATGTCTCTTCTTAAAATGTCTGTTAAAAAGTATCATCAAACCTTAATTATGATAACCCATGATGATAAAATTGCGCAGATGGGAGATAGGGTAATCAGAATAGAAGATGGAAAAGTTAAGGCAGGGGAGGTATAA